Proteins encoded together in one Lathyrus oleraceus cultivar Zhongwan6 chromosome 5, CAAS_Psat_ZW6_1.0, whole genome shotgun sequence window:
- the LOC127082548 gene encoding uncharacterized protein LOC127082548, translated as MEFRSKSCRDEEKVAPKSMQDLRCYSANYVYNPNQTCNKEMKMKRGKSTSRSWRFDDAELQRKKRIAGYKLYGAEGKMKGSLRKSFKWIKNTYSQAIYGWW; from the coding sequence ATGGAATTCAGATCAAAGTCATGCAGAGATGAAGAGAAGGTGGCACCAAAAAGCATGCAAGATCTGAGGTGTTACAGTGCCAACTACGTTTATAATCCAAACCAAACATGTAACAAGGAGATGAAAATGAAGAGAGGAAAAAGCACTTCAAGAAGTTGGAGATTCGATGATGCTGAATTGCAGAGGAAAAAGAGAATTGCTGGTTACAAATTATATGGTGCTGAAGGGAAAATGAAAGGGTCTTTAAGAAAAAGCTTCAAGTGGATCAAAAACACTTACTCTCAAGCTATCTATGGATGGTGGTGA
- the LOC127087339 gene encoding casein kinase 1-like protein 2 encodes MEPRIGNKFRLGRKIGSGSFGEIYLGTNIQTNEEVAIKLENVKTKHPQLLYESKLYKVLQGGTGIPNVRWFGVEGEYNVLVMDLLGPSLEDLFSFCSRKLSLKTVLMLADQMINRVEYIHSKSFLHRDIKPDNFLMGLGRRANQVYAIDFGLAKKYRDTSTHQHIPYRENKNLTGTARYASMNTHLGIEQSRRDDLESLGYVLMYFLRGSLPWQGLKAGTKKQKYEKISEKKVSTSIESLCRGYPSEFASYFHYCRSLRFDDKPDYAYLKRLFRDLFIREGFQFDYVFDWTILKYQQSQIATPPSRAIGSGAGPSSGIPPAVVSATDRPTGGEEGRHAGWSSSDPARRRNSGPIANDVNLFRQKAPVPSDSTASKDAMLSSSNFFRPSGSTRRVGAVSNSRDAVVGSEIEPSLPLARDGSPGSLLKTSGAQRNSPITSTELKGTSSRNTSNIKNFESTLRGIESMNFNDEKVQY; translated from the exons ATGGAGCCTCGTATTGGGAACAAATTCCGTCTTGGCCGCAAGATTGGCAGCGGATCCTTCGGCGAGATCTATCTCG GTACTAATATTCAGACAAATGAAGAGGTTGCAATCAAGCTT GAAAATGTCAAAACCAAGCATCCTCAATTGTTGTATGAATCAAAGTTGTATAAAGTACTTCAAGGAGGAA CTGGTATCCCAAATGTGAGATGGTTTGGCGTTGAAGGAGAGTACAATGTTCTTGTGATGGATTTACTAGGACCTAGTCTCGAAGATTTATTCAGTTTTTGTAGTCGCAAATTGTCCCTTAAAACTGTACTCATGCTTGCTGATCAGATG ATAAATCGTGTTGAATATATTCATTCCAAATCATTTTTACATAGGGACATCAAGCCAGACAACTTCCTGATGGGTTTGGGGAGGCGTGCTAATCAA GTTTATGCCATTGACTTTGGTCTCGCTAAAAAATACAGAGACACCTCTACCCATCAGCATATTCCTTACAG AGAGAATAAGAATTTGACAGGAACTGCTAGATATGCTAGTATGAATACACATCTTGGAATTG AGCAAAGCCGTAGGGATGACTTAGAATCACTTGGATATGTTCTTATGTACTTTTTGAGAGGAAG TCTTCCATGGCAGGGATTGAAAGCAGGTACTAAGAAACAGAAGTACGAAAAAATCAGTGAGAAGAAAGTTTCTACTTCTATTGAG TCCTTATGCCGTGGCTATCCCTCAGAATTTGCTTCGTACTTCCATTACTGTCGGTCATTGCGGTTTGATGATAAACCAGATTATGCATATTTGAAAAGGCTTTTTCGTGACCTTTTCATTCGTGAAG GGTTCCAGTTTGATTATGTCTTTGATTGGACCATCTTGAAGTATCAGCAATCTCAAATTGCCACTCCTCCTTCACGTGCCATT GGTTCTGGTGCTGGGCCAAGTTCTGGCATACCACCAGCTGTTGTGAGTGCTACTGATAGACCGACAG GTGGGGAAGAGGGTAGACATGCTGGTTGGTCTTCATCAGATCCTGCTCGTAGAAGAAACTCTGGACCTATTGCAAATGATGTAAACTTATTTAGACAAAAAGCCCCGGTTCCAAGTGACTCAACTGCATCTAAAGATGCTATG TTGTCTAGTTCTAATTTCTTCCGACCAAGTGGATCCACAAGACGAGTAGGCGCTGTTTCCAACAGTCGAGATGCAGTTGTTGGAAGTGAAATTGAACCCTCTCTTCCTCTTGCAAGGGATGGTAGTCCTGGATCACTCCTTAAAACCTCTGGTGCTCAAAGAAATTCACCTATCACATCAACGGAGCTCAAAGGAACATCCAGCAGAAACACATCAAACATAAAGAATTTTGAGTCAACTCTCCGAGGTATTGAGAGCATGAATTTCAATGACGAGAAGGTACAGTATTAG